The genomic stretch TGAATCCCAGCGCCAAGACGAAGACAGCCATCACCGCCGGCCAGAGCACCCAGGACCCCATCTGCGGCAGGTGGGCCATGCGCATGCGTGCCTGGGCCAGCGGATCGGCTGGCGGCTCGGGGGGAGGCTGTTCAGAGGTCATGGGTGGTCTCGTTTCTAGTTCAGTGGATGTCCGCAAAGTTCCGGGATGATCCTAGCGGGCGATTTGGAGTGTTTGCCGAGAATTCTTCCTGTAAGAACAACCCGGATGAAAGTAGTGCAGTATCCTTGACTTAGGATATCAACTTCCGATATCCATCTACGATACTTGGGGATGCTAATGCGTGAATTGATGCGTGCGGCGGTTCGGCTGCATATCTTGCACCATGCCGCCGAGGAAGACATCCACGGGGCCTGGATGTCGGCGGAACTGGCGAATCACGGATACACCATTTCCCCTGGAACCCTGTACCCGACGCTGCACCGGATGGAGGACGAGGGCTTGCTGCTCTCCCGACCAGAAGTGGTCGACGGGCGCCCGCGCCGGGTCTACCGGGCCACGGAGGCCGGCTTGAACGCACTGGATGAGGGCCGCCGGTCCATTGCCGAACTTGCCGCCGAAGTCCTCCCCAAACCTCCAGAAAGAGAACACCCATGAGCAACCCCCAAGCCCTGGCTCGCCGGCTGGGCACTTTCGACGCCGTCGTGATCGGCCTCGGATCCATGATCGGGGCCGGAGTGTTCGCAGCCTTCACCCCGGCCGCGGCCGCGGCCGGTTCTGGCCTGCTGATCGGGCTCGTCGTTGCGGCCGTAGTGGCCTTTTGCAACGCGACGTCTTCCGCGCAACTCGCAGCGATCTATCCGACCTCGGGCGGGACATACATCTACGGCCGCGAACGTCTGGGGCCCTGGTCCGGCTTTCTGGCCGGGTGGGGATTCGTGATCGGCAAGACCGCCAGTGCAGCAGCCATGGCGATGACGTTTGCCGCCTATGCCGCCCCAGCCGGCTGGGAACGGCCGGTGGCGATCGCCGCCGTCGTGCTATTAGCAACAGTCAACTACCACGGAGTTACACGGACCGCGGGGCTGACACGGATCCTGATCATTGGCGTCATCGTAGCCCTGGCCATAGCCGTTGCCGCCAGTTGGGGCGGCTCATCACCAGATCCAGGGAAAATGCTGGGGGACGGGTTACTGGCACACGGCTGGTACGGGATCCTACAGTCCGCCGGGCTGTTGTTCTTCGCGTTTGCCGGCTACGCGCGCATCGCAACGATGGGCGAGGAGGTCCGCAACCCCAAGCGCACCATCCCACGCGCGATCGGGATCGCCCTGGCCATCACAGTCGTCATCTACGCCATCATCGCGGTGACGCTCCTGGCAACCATCGGACCCGAGGGAGTGTCCGGGAACCCCACACCCCTGGCAGCGGCCGTCGCGAACGGGTCCTGGGCCTGGGCTGCACCCATCGTCCGCGTGGGTGCGGCAGTGGCCGCACTCGGGGCGTTGCTGGCCCTCATTGCCGGGCTTGGCCGGACCAGCCTGGCCATGGCCCGCGAGCACGACCTACCGCACTGGCTAGCCGCCGTCCACCCCCGCTACAAAGTCCCGCACCGGGCCGAAGCCGCCCTAGCCGTGGTGATCTGCGCAGTCATAGCCGTCGCAGACCTGCGCGGCGCGATCGGATTCTCCTCCTTCGGCGTGCTCATCTACTACCTAGTAGCCAACATCGCCGCCTTCACCCAGCCCACCACGGACCGCCGCTACCCCAAAGCCCTCCAAGTGATCGGCGCACTGGCCTGCGTGGTCCTCATCGCAACCCTTCCGGCACTGTCGGTAGGGCTGGGCATCCTCATGTTCGCCGCCGGCATCATCCTGCGCCTCATCAGGCTGCGCAAAA from Arthrobacter stackebrandtii encodes the following:
- a CDS encoding APC family permease, whose translation is MSNPQALARRLGTFDAVVIGLGSMIGAGVFAAFTPAAAAAGSGLLIGLVVAAVVAFCNATSSAQLAAIYPTSGGTYIYGRERLGPWSGFLAGWGFVIGKTASAAAMAMTFAAYAAPAGWERPVAIAAVVLLATVNYHGVTRTAGLTRILIIGVIVALAIAVAASWGGSSPDPGKMLGDGLLAHGWYGILQSAGLLFFAFAGYARIATMGEEVRNPKRTIPRAIGIALAITVVIYAIIAVTLLATIGPEGVSGNPTPLAAAVANGSWAWAAPIVRVGAAVAALGALLALIAGLGRTSLAMAREHDLPHWLAAVHPRYKVPHRAEAALAVVICAVIAVADLRGAIGFSSFGVLIYYLVANIAAFTQPTTDRRYPKALQVIGALACVVLIATLPALSVGLGILMFAAGIILRLIRLRKNHHPNIQAP
- a CDS encoding PadR family transcriptional regulator, with product MRELMRAAVRLHILHHAAEEDIHGAWMSAELANHGYTISPGTLYPTLHRMEDEGLLLSRPEVVDGRPRRVYRATEAGLNALDEGRRSIAELAAEVLPKPPEREHP